From Halobacillus sp. Marseille-Q1614, the proteins below share one genomic window:
- a CDS encoding Xaa-Pro peptidase family protein has product MQIQKVREFMEGNNFDGLLLRKRNNFSWLTGGNYNHIVQTTELGVADLLITAEEVYLITSKMEERRVFEEECSQLPYQVEVLSDDWYEDIEKIIHQAGEGKRMATDTPFSDWEVVDEDLMKIRSVLSEQEQANYRDLCQRAAHAVEETCREVEPGQTEYEVEAHLASKVLAQGIRIQVILVATDERIFKYRHPIPTNKPLEKQAMIVLCAERNGLVANVTRFVHFGELSDEIKAHKEKAARIDAAMNAATKPGNTAGDVIRAGIKQYEEEGFPNDWKLLHQGGLTGYSSREFLADPHTEFVIKENQAYAWNPSLPGVKSEDTVLVKGNGIEFITHTNNWVYQDITVGQQKYQRPDILIR; this is encoded by the coding sequence ATGCAAATACAGAAAGTAAGGGAATTTATGGAAGGAAATAACTTTGATGGACTGCTATTAAGAAAAAGGAATAATTTTTCCTGGTTAACTGGAGGTAACTATAATCACATCGTTCAAACGACAGAATTAGGTGTAGCAGACTTATTGATAACAGCTGAAGAAGTGTATCTCATCACTTCTAAAATGGAAGAGCGCAGAGTTTTTGAGGAGGAGTGTTCTCAGCTGCCTTATCAGGTAGAAGTGTTATCGGATGACTGGTACGAGGATATAGAGAAAATAATCCACCAGGCGGGGGAAGGAAAAAGAATGGCAACTGATACTCCATTTAGCGACTGGGAGGTCGTTGATGAGGATCTAATGAAAATCAGATCTGTGCTCAGTGAACAAGAACAAGCGAACTACCGGGATCTTTGTCAGCGTGCAGCACATGCTGTTGAGGAAACATGCCGGGAAGTTGAGCCGGGTCAGACAGAGTATGAAGTTGAAGCTCACCTGGCATCCAAAGTACTTGCTCAGGGGATTCGTATTCAGGTGATTCTCGTTGCTACAGACGAGCGGATCTTTAAATATCGTCATCCTATTCCTACGAATAAACCACTTGAGAAGCAGGCGATGATTGTGCTTTGTGCGGAGCGTAACGGATTAGTTGCCAATGTTACCAGGTTCGTTCATTTCGGGGAGCTGTCAGATGAGATAAAAGCCCATAAAGAAAAAGCGGCCAGAATAGATGCCGCCATGAATGCAGCCACAAAGCCGGGAAATACGGCAGGAGATGTGATTAGAGCCGGTATTAAACAATACGAAGAAGAAGGTTTTCCAAATGATTGGAAACTGCTGCACCAGGGTGGATTAACGGGCTATTCTTCAAGAGAATTCCTAGCTGACCCACACACAGAATTTGTAATTAAAGAAAACCAGGCCTACGCGTGGAACCCCTCGCTTCCCGGTGTGAAGTCTGAAGACACAGTTCTTGTAAAAGGTAATGGAATCGAATTTATCACTCATACGAATAATTGGGTGTATCAGGATATTACAGTCGGCCAACAAAAATATCAAAGACCAGATATTCTAATTCGGTAA
- a CDS encoding galactokinase has product MKKLKDVFLEQFGQDGDLTHFYAPGRVNLIGEHTDYNGGHVFPCALSVGTYAVARKRKDQKVKFYSTNFSELGIIETNLKELKYEEKHNWANYPKGVIAGIQENFVDLPYGLEIAFYGNIPNGAGLSSSASIELVTGIVVNELFDLNIDRIELVKLSQKAENEFVGVNCGIMDQFAIGMGKKDHAILLDCDSLNYTYTLIKLEKEKLIIANTNKRRGLADSKYNERRQQCEQALRELQHELNIVSLGDLSIDEFEQNKHLISDDIVTKRARHAVYENQRTIQAVEKLKQGNVEEFGKLMNESHKSLRDDYEVTGKELDALAEAAWSEGAIGARMTGAGFGGCTINLVHEESVESFIADVGRKYTEETGLTADFYVVDIGDGAKVLSEVDV; this is encoded by the coding sequence ATGAAGAAATTAAAAGATGTGTTTCTTGAACAATTTGGACAAGATGGTGATTTAACTCATTTTTATGCACCGGGTCGTGTGAATCTAATCGGAGAACACACGGACTACAACGGAGGTCACGTATTTCCTTGTGCCCTAAGTGTAGGTACCTATGCTGTCGCAAGAAAACGAAAAGATCAAAAGGTCAAGTTTTATTCGACGAATTTTTCTGAACTTGGAATAATTGAAACAAACCTAAAGGAATTAAAATATGAAGAAAAACATAACTGGGCAAATTATCCTAAGGGAGTAATTGCCGGTATTCAGGAAAATTTTGTGGACCTGCCCTATGGTCTTGAGATTGCTTTTTACGGAAATATCCCGAACGGTGCCGGCCTATCATCATCCGCTTCAATTGAGCTGGTAACTGGTATTGTAGTAAACGAGCTTTTTGACCTGAACATTGACCGTATTGAATTAGTGAAACTCTCTCAAAAAGCAGAAAACGAATTTGTAGGGGTTAACTGCGGAATTATGGATCAGTTTGCGATCGGTATGGGAAAGAAAGATCATGCCATTCTTTTAGATTGTGATTCTCTTAACTACACATATACACTGATCAAATTAGAAAAAGAAAAACTGATTATAGCTAATACTAACAAACGACGCGGCTTAGCAGACTCTAAATATAATGAACGCCGTCAACAATGCGAGCAGGCTTTAAGAGAATTACAGCATGAATTAAATATCGTTAGTCTTGGAGATTTATCGATTGATGAGTTTGAACAGAACAAGCACTTAATCAGTGATGATATCGTTACGAAGCGGGCCCGCCATGCGGTATACGAAAATCAGCGCACCATCCAGGCGGTAGAAAAGTTAAAACAAGGGAACGTTGAGGAATTTGGAAAGCTTATGAATGAATCGCACAAATCCTTACGCGATGATTATGAGGTTACAGGAAAAGAGCTCGACGCCTTAGCAGAAGCAGCTTGGAGTGAAGGCGCTATTGGAGCAAGAATGACAGGAGCAGGATTTGGCGGATGTACCATTAATCTAGTTCATGAAGAATCAGTAGAAAGTTTTATTGCTGATGTAGGCCGTAAGTACACCGAAGAAACCGGTCTTACCGCAGACTTTTATGTAGTAGATATTGGAGATGGTGCTAAAGTTCTTTCGGAGGTGGACGTATAA
- the galE gene encoding UDP-glucose 4-epimerase GalE, which produces MTVLVCGGAGFIGSHAVAQLLDKNESVVVLDNLQKGHKKAILEGAKYYNGDLRDKDFLNKVFTENKLDSVIHFAADSLVGESVEEPLKYYDNNVYGAVCLLTAMAEHNVKRIVFSSTAAAYGEAERMPIQETDPTVPTNPYGETKLAIEKMLKWTEQAHGIEYVVLRYFNVAGADPEGRIGEDHRPETHLIPIILQVALGDREKVYIFGEDYETKDGTCVRDYIHVTDLVDAHLLAIYHLKEGKGSATYNLGNGEGFTVKEVVDAARRVTGRDIPAEAAPRRAGDPAQLVASSEKAIRDLGWKPKYSDLDTMIETAWNWFKKNPNGYEDEV; this is translated from the coding sequence ATGACCGTATTAGTTTGTGGAGGAGCCGGGTTTATTGGCAGTCATGCTGTAGCTCAATTGCTGGATAAAAATGAATCAGTTGTAGTGTTAGACAATCTGCAAAAAGGCCATAAGAAAGCCATTTTAGAGGGAGCGAAATATTATAATGGCGATCTTCGTGATAAAGACTTTCTAAATAAAGTTTTTACAGAGAATAAATTAGATTCAGTAATTCACTTTGCTGCTGATTCCCTCGTTGGAGAAAGCGTAGAGGAGCCACTGAAATACTATGATAATAATGTGTATGGGGCGGTTTGTCTGTTAACGGCCATGGCGGAACACAATGTGAAAAGGATTGTCTTTTCATCTACAGCCGCAGCCTATGGGGAAGCCGAACGTATGCCGATCCAGGAAACCGACCCTACGGTCCCGACAAATCCTTACGGGGAAACGAAGCTTGCTATTGAGAAAATGCTGAAATGGACAGAGCAGGCTCATGGAATTGAGTATGTAGTGCTAAGGTATTTTAATGTTGCAGGGGCAGATCCTGAAGGAAGAATTGGAGAAGATCATCGTCCGGAAACACACTTAATTCCTATTATTCTGCAGGTGGCACTTGGAGATCGGGAAAAAGTATATATATTCGGTGAAGATTATGAAACCAAAGACGGAACGTGTGTAAGGGATTATATCCATGTTACTGATTTGGTAGATGCACATCTTCTTGCGATTTATCATTTAAAAGAAGGAAAAGGAAGCGCCACTTATAACCTGGGAAATGGAGAAGGTTTTACAGTTAAAGAAGTCGTTGATGCAGCGAGACGTGTCACGGGCCGCGATATTCCCGCAGAAGCAGCGCCAAGACGGGCGGGCGACCCTGCTCAGCTGGTGGCTTCTTCAGAGAAAGCGATTCGCGACCTTGGCTGGAAGCCTAAATACTCAGATTTGGATACGATGATTGAAACCGCCTGGAATTGGTTCAAAAAGAACCCGAACGGCTATGAGGATGAAGTATAG
- the galT gene encoding UDP-glucose--hexose-1-phosphate uridylyltransferase, protein MKYRREAADVEVNIYREIDRLINYGLDKELISVWDIDYVRNSILDVFELSEYQTAVVEKEKLENPVPILDQMLFYAIEKKLLPEDSITHRDIFDTKVMDKLIPAPKEVIQTFYQKYQTESVERATDYFYQLSKDSNYIRTNRIARNVHWYSATSYGDLEITINLSKPEKDPKAIAAAKANASISYPKCLLCKENVGYAGRLDHPARHNHRVIPMELEGERWFLQYSPYVYYNEHAIVLSKDHRPMKISKCGFDRLLDFVEQYPHYFVGSNADLPIVGGSILSHDHFQAGRHEFPMAKAPMEETYSFEKYPGITVGIVNWPMSVLRIQGQNRRQVAELGEEILNNWREYSDESAEILSRTEGTDHNTITPIARMREGKFELDLVLRNNRTDADHPLGIFHPHEEVHHIKKENIGLIEVMGLAVLPGRLVEEMEAVGRYLLNDELETKGRADEKTAKHVDWALRIKEAEPELNETNIESVLRREIGKTFSTVLEHSGVFKRTEAGKEAFIKFIKSLNEY, encoded by the coding sequence ATGAAGTATAGAAGGGAGGCGGCAGATGTGGAAGTAAATATCTATAGGGAAATTGACCGGCTGATTAACTACGGACTGGATAAAGAACTTATCTCAGTATGGGATATCGATTATGTGAGAAATTCTATTTTAGATGTGTTTGAACTGAGTGAATATCAGACAGCTGTGGTAGAAAAAGAAAAGCTTGAAAATCCTGTACCTATTTTAGACCAAATGCTGTTCTATGCGATTGAGAAAAAATTGCTTCCAGAGGATTCGATTACTCACCGGGATATCTTTGATACAAAGGTAATGGACAAGCTCATCCCTGCACCTAAAGAAGTGATCCAGACATTTTATCAAAAGTATCAGACAGAGAGTGTTGAACGTGCAACGGACTACTTTTATCAACTCTCTAAGGATTCTAACTATATTAGGACAAATCGAATTGCGAGAAATGTGCATTGGTACAGCGCAACATCTTATGGGGATCTTGAAATTACGATCAACTTATCGAAACCGGAGAAAGATCCAAAGGCAATCGCAGCAGCTAAGGCGAATGCTTCTATCTCCTATCCGAAATGTCTCTTGTGTAAAGAGAATGTCGGTTATGCTGGCCGTCTCGATCATCCGGCGAGGCATAATCACCGTGTGATTCCGATGGAGCTTGAAGGGGAGAGGTGGTTTCTGCAGTATTCACCGTATGTTTATTACAATGAACACGCGATCGTCCTTTCAAAGGATCACCGTCCTATGAAGATTTCTAAGTGTGGGTTTGACCGCCTTCTTGATTTTGTAGAACAGTATCCGCATTACTTTGTAGGTTCTAATGCTGACCTTCCAATTGTTGGCGGATCAATACTAAGCCATGATCATTTTCAGGCAGGACGCCATGAGTTTCCTATGGCAAAAGCGCCGATGGAGGAAACATATAGTTTTGAAAAGTATCCAGGGATAACCGTCGGAATTGTGAATTGGCCGATGTCTGTGTTAAGGATTCAGGGGCAAAACCGTCGGCAGGTGGCAGAGCTGGGAGAAGAGATTTTAAACAACTGGAGGGAATATTCGGATGAAAGTGCCGAAATTCTAAGCCGGACGGAAGGTACGGATCATAATACGATCACGCCTATAGCGCGGATGAGGGAAGGGAAGTTTGAGCTTGACCTGGTTTTAAGAAATAATCGTACAGATGCAGATCATCCATTAGGGATTTTCCATCCTCATGAAGAAGTTCACCATATTAAAAAGGAAAACATCGGACTTATTGAAGTAATGGGCCTTGCTGTTCTTCCAGGCCGACTGGTGGAAGAAATGGAAGCGGTTGGGCGTTATTTGCTCAATGACGAATTAGAAACAAAAGGCCGGGCTGATGAAAAAACAGCCAAACACGTGGACTGGGCCTTAAGAATCAAAGAAGCAGAACCGGAATTGAATGAAACAAACATAGAAAGCGTGTTACGCAGGGAAATAGGAAAGACCTTCTCTACGGTATTAGAACACTCCGGCGTATTTAAGCGAACAGAAGCCGGAAAAGAAGCTTTCATTAAGTTTATTAAGAGTCTAAATGAATATTAA
- a CDS encoding FN3 associated domain-containing protein — protein sequence MKKTVLVSIVAVLSLSPFSSALSGVNAQEETAEELFFSEYIEGSSYNKAIEIYNGTNEDVDLSQYSIEMYANGSSEATGTLDMEGTLESGDVFVAANSRADENILNKAEVTNNSAVNFNGNDPLVLKKNGEVVDAIGQIGNDENFGSDVTLIRQEEVQAGDKDPADEFSVSGEWDSYAANTFDYLGSYEMPETEPVELQTIKEARGEEPGSAVRVEGIVTAAFSTGGQTNFYIQDESAGIIVRVPGSPVNVGDKITATGEFSSYYGMQQILASSANVEITEEGAGVPDTELVSSDQFSADQGEAIEGELVKVEDVEVLSKNSYGDFSVRDANGEFVITPQDENLLETGKTYERISGVVTYSFEEYKLVPRSKRDVTETVFTVTADPVSGSIVTGGKVELYTAEEGADIRYTTDGSNPDENSLLYEESIVIEEDTTIRAAVFRENGEVSPISEFNYEVLTPIDEVEIHHIQGAGHSSPYEGEVVEKVSGIVTKLDGSNGFYMQSANPDKSKATSEGIYVYSRNHEVKVGDAVEVDGEVTEWREEGYSDADDLLTTQISASGVRVESSGNEVPEPIVIGQDRTPPTEVIEDDAMQSFDPEQDGLDFYESLEGMLVAVEDATAAAPIKYDELTVYSHTSDNQQKTQADGLLVSPDDYNPERVMFDVEGLGLDAVTGDDFNGTATGVVGYDYSNFKIRPTGDFPELVEGDTEPQVTELEGSEHELTVGTYNMENFSQASGAEKAQRIGEQIANNMNAPDIVGLVEVQDNNGPKDDGTVEADQSYETIINAIESAGGPSYEYTDIAPEDKEDGGQPGGNIRVGFIYNPERVKLTDKPKGDSATAVDVNEEGLSHNPGRIDPANEAFEDSRKSLAAEFEFKGETFIFIANHFNSKGGDDALFGASHPIELGSEEQRLQQAKVLNDFVQEAEAEIEDANLVLMGDFNDFEFSYPLQVLQGDELSNLTNNLPGEDRYSYIYQGNSQTLDHILVSDYLEDDTKIDAVHMNADFSELAGRASDHDPMVAQIDTKGEGKPGHEHSNGHKGKSKGKGHDKGKGKGHEIGEGNGHKKHH from the coding sequence ATGAAAAAGACAGTCTTAGTAAGTATTGTGGCTGTATTATCTTTAAGTCCTTTCTCTAGTGCACTTTCTGGAGTGAATGCACAGGAGGAGACAGCAGAGGAATTGTTTTTTTCTGAGTACATAGAAGGCAGCAGTTACAATAAAGCTATTGAAATTTATAATGGTACCAATGAAGATGTAGATTTATCGCAGTATAGTATTGAAATGTACGCAAATGGATCTTCAGAAGCGACAGGTACTCTTGATATGGAAGGCACATTAGAAAGCGGCGATGTTTTCGTTGCTGCTAACAGCCGCGCGGATGAAAATATTCTTAATAAAGCGGAGGTGACAAATAACTCTGCGGTCAACTTTAACGGAAATGACCCGCTCGTTTTGAAAAAGAACGGAGAAGTTGTCGACGCCATTGGCCAAATTGGAAACGATGAGAACTTTGGAAGCGATGTCACGCTTATTCGCCAGGAGGAAGTTCAAGCAGGGGATAAGGATCCTGCTGATGAATTTTCGGTAAGTGGTGAATGGGATAGTTATGCGGCGAACACCTTTGATTACTTAGGTTCCTATGAAATGCCGGAAACAGAGCCTGTTGAACTGCAAACTATCAAGGAAGCCCGTGGTGAAGAGCCTGGCTCAGCCGTAAGAGTAGAAGGTATTGTTACGGCTGCTTTCTCTACAGGGGGGCAGACGAATTTTTACATTCAAGATGAGTCGGCGGGCATTATTGTCCGTGTCCCAGGAAGTCCAGTGAATGTAGGTGACAAAATTACGGCCACTGGTGAGTTCTCTTCTTATTACGGAATGCAGCAAATCCTTGCTTCTTCAGCTAATGTTGAAATAACGGAAGAAGGAGCCGGAGTTCCTGACACTGAACTCGTAAGTTCTGATCAATTTTCAGCCGATCAAGGAGAAGCTATTGAAGGAGAGCTTGTAAAAGTGGAAGATGTCGAAGTTCTATCTAAGAATAGCTATGGGGATTTTTCGGTAAGAGATGCGAATGGAGAATTCGTTATCACTCCTCAAGATGAAAATCTTCTGGAAACAGGAAAAACGTATGAACGGATCTCTGGAGTGGTTACCTATAGTTTTGAAGAATACAAACTTGTTCCTCGGAGTAAAAGGGATGTAACAGAGACTGTATTCACCGTAACAGCTGATCCTGTTTCTGGTTCCATCGTTACGGGCGGAAAAGTTGAACTATATACAGCGGAAGAAGGAGCTGACATCCGCTACACAACGGACGGTTCAAATCCTGACGAAAACAGCCTTTTATATGAAGAATCGATTGTGATTGAAGAGGATACGACGATACGGGCGGCAGTTTTTCGTGAAAATGGTGAAGTAAGTCCAATATCCGAATTTAATTATGAGGTGTTAACTCCAATCGATGAAGTTGAAATCCATCATATTCAAGGGGCTGGCCATTCTTCTCCATATGAAGGAGAAGTTGTTGAAAAAGTAAGTGGTATCGTTACGAAGCTTGATGGATCAAATGGTTTTTATATGCAGTCCGCAAATCCTGATAAAAGTAAAGCTACCTCTGAAGGGATATATGTCTACAGCCGTAATCACGAAGTGAAAGTTGGGGATGCGGTAGAAGTAGACGGTGAGGTGACAGAGTGGAGAGAAGAAGGGTATTCGGATGCTGATGATCTGCTGACAACCCAGATTTCTGCATCTGGGGTTAGAGTCGAGTCTTCAGGGAATGAAGTGCCCGAGCCAATTGTAATTGGCCAGGATCGCACCCCGCCGACTGAAGTCATTGAAGACGATGCTATGCAGTCTTTTGATCCTGAACAGGATGGTCTGGATTTTTATGAAAGCCTTGAAGGAATGCTGGTTGCAGTAGAGGATGCAACAGCTGCTGCTCCTATTAAATATGATGAGCTGACTGTTTACAGTCATACAAGTGACAATCAGCAGAAGACCCAGGCTGACGGCCTTCTAGTTTCCCCGGATGATTATAACCCTGAACGCGTCATGTTCGATGTGGAGGGATTAGGGCTCGATGCTGTGACTGGAGACGATTTTAATGGGACAGCCACTGGAGTGGTAGGCTATGACTATAGTAATTTTAAAATTCGCCCGACTGGCGATTTTCCTGAGCTCGTTGAAGGAGATACGGAGCCTCAAGTAACTGAGCTTGAAGGTTCTGAACATGAATTAACAGTAGGTACGTACAATATGGAGAATTTTTCTCAGGCAAGCGGAGCTGAAAAAGCCCAACGTATTGGTGAGCAAATTGCCAATAATATGAACGCGCCTGATATTGTAGGACTAGTGGAAGTGCAGGATAATAACGGGCCTAAAGATGACGGAACAGTAGAAGCTGACCAAAGCTATGAAACGATCATTAATGCAATTGAATCGGCTGGCGGACCATCATATGAATATACCGATATTGCTCCTGAAGATAAAGAGGATGGCGGGCAGCCTGGCGGTAACATCCGCGTCGGATTTATTTATAATCCTGAGCGTGTAAAGTTAACGGATAAACCAAAAGGAGATTCAGCCACAGCTGTAGACGTGAATGAAGAGGGACTCTCTCACAATCCTGGCCGAATTGACCCGGCAAATGAAGCTTTTGAAGATTCAAGAAAATCATTGGCTGCAGAATTTGAATTCAAGGGTGAAACGTTTATCTTTATCGCTAACCATTTCAATTCTAAAGGTGGAGACGATGCGCTGTTTGGCGCAAGTCATCCGATTGAGCTTGGAAGTGAAGAGCAGCGCCTTCAGCAAGCCAAGGTATTGAATGATTTTGTCCAAGAAGCGGAAGCAGAAATAGAGGACGCAAACCTTGTTTTAATGGGAGACTTTAATGATTTTGAATTCTCTTATCCTCTTCAGGTTTTGCAGGGGGATGAGCTTTCAAATTTAACAAATAACCTTCCTGGTGAAGACCGTTATTCTTATATCTATCAAGGAAATTCTCAAACACTAGATCATATTCTAGTAAGTGATTATTTAGAAGATGATACAAAAATCGATGCTGTTCATATGAATGCCGACTTCTCCGAGCTTGCTGGACGTGCAAGTGATCATGACCCAATGGTTGCCCAGATTGATACGAAGGGTGAAGGAAAGCCTGGCCATGAACATTCCAATGGGCATAAAGGTAAAAGCAAGGGCAAAGGACATGATAAAGGAAAAGGGAAAGGACATGAGATAGGCGAAGGTAATGGACATAAGAAGCATCATTAG